The genome window TTAAAAAAATTAATGCAAAAAGATGTAGAACAGTCTATTCAAGCACTTAGCGAGTTACAAGAAGCATATAAGGATGTGCCATTCGCAGCAGAAATTCCTCAAATGCGTCCAACGCCAATTATAGGTGGAGAGGAGGGTGTTATCCATTGAATAATGACTACTTAGATCCCATTAATGCGTTAAATATGCCAGAGCTTGCTGATATGACATTTGCGGTTGATTTTCTTATTCGCGCAAAAGAAGGAGTGAGAAATATAGCAACAGCGTTAACTGAAACAGCTTCACCAGACTTAAGAGTACTTTTACGAAAACAGCTTAACCAAGCAATCCAGATGCACCAAGAAATAACAGATTTAATGGTAGAAAAAAAATGGTTCCATCCCCATGATCTGAGTCAACAATATAAGTTAGATCAACTTTCGGCAAAGAATACTATTATGATTGGAAATATGCATTTGTTTACTGGTGAAACGAATCGAAAAGGAATGTTTGATCGGACGCCTGATCAGCATTAAATAAGGAGGTTAGATAGAATGAAAGCAGTAACGTACCAAGGGATTAAAAATGTAGAAGTAAAAGAAGTGGAAGATCCGAAGATTTTAAAACCTGATGATATGATCATTAAAGTGACAAGTACTGCAATATGCGGA of Niallia circulans contains these proteins:
- a CDS encoding spore gernimation protein GerQ, with translation MERKSFAPHESLDLHEVINFKTLCVAKSKLMQGLVFDEDLKKLMQKDVEQSIQALSELQEAYKDVPFAAEIPQMRPTPIIGGEEGVIH
- a CDS encoding spore coat protein, producing MNNDYLDPINALNMPELADMTFAVDFLIRAKEGVRNIATALTETASPDLRVLLRKQLNQAIQMHQEITDLMVEKKWFHPHDLSQQYKLDQLSAKNTIMIGNMHLFTGETNRKGMFDRTPDQH